Proteins encoded together in one uncultured Flavobacterium sp. window:
- a CDS encoding sigma-54 dependent transcriptional regulator, protein METVQAIKQRFEIIGNDPKLNRAIEKAIQVAPTDISVMVTGESGVGKENIPRIIHSLSHRKHGKYIAVNCGAIPEGTIDSELFGHEKGAFTGATSTREGYFEVADGGTIFLDEVGELPLTTQVRLLRVLENGEFIKVGSSQVQKTNVRIVAATNVNLFNAIEKGKFREDLYYRLTTVEITLPPLRERNEDIHLLFRKFVADFAHKYKMPPLKLDDDAVQLLQKFRWNGNIRQLRNVAEQISVLETNRDISLATLQSYLPTTEGSNLPSVISDKKSESDFSTERDILYKVLFDMKSDLNDLKKLTLELMKNGTSKVQDINPNLIQKIYGSQENESEIDFEEEPRTAVMTPTTREENYQMQDDNYLFAETIEEEEILRLEQKEIEMIKKSLEKNKGKRKAAADELGISERTLYRKIKQFDL, encoded by the coding sequence ATGGAAACAGTTCAAGCAATAAAACAGCGATTTGAGATTATTGGAAATGATCCAAAATTAAATCGCGCCATTGAAAAAGCCATTCAGGTTGCTCCTACTGATATTTCGGTAATGGTAACTGGGGAAAGTGGTGTTGGTAAAGAAAATATTCCAAGAATAATCCATTCGCTTTCGCACAGAAAGCATGGTAAATATATTGCCGTAAACTGCGGAGCAATTCCAGAGGGAACTATTGATAGTGAACTTTTTGGTCACGAAAAAGGCGCTTTTACAGGAGCTACAAGTACGCGTGAAGGTTATTTTGAAGTAGCCGATGGCGGAACTATTTTCCTGGATGAAGTTGGTGAATTACCATTAACAACCCAAGTTCGTTTGCTTCGTGTGCTTGAAAATGGTGAATTTATAAAAGTAGGTTCATCTCAGGTTCAGAAAACGAATGTTAGAATCGTAGCGGCAACAAACGTGAATTTATTTAATGCAATCGAAAAAGGTAAATTCCGTGAGGATTTGTACTATCGTCTGACTACTGTCGAAATTACTTTACCACCGTTACGCGAAAGAAACGAAGATATACATTTGTTGTTCAGAAAATTTGTCGCCGATTTTGCACATAAATACAAAATGCCGCCGTTAAAACTAGATGACGATGCGGTTCAGCTTTTGCAAAAATTCAGATGGAACGGTAACATTCGTCAGTTACGAAATGTAGCCGAGCAGATTTCGGTTTTAGAAACCAATCGTGATATTTCATTGGCTACTTTACAATCTTATCTTCCTACTACCGAAGGAAGTAATTTACCTTCTGTAATTAGCGATAAGAAAAGTGAAAGTGATTTTAGTACAGAAAGAGATATTTTGTACAAAGTACTTTTTGATATGAAAAGTGATTTGAATGACTTGAAGAAACTCACTTTAGAATTGATGAAAAACGGGACTTCAAAAGTGCAGGACATCAATCCGAATTTGATTCAGAAAATATATGGTTCTCAAGAAAATGAAAGCGAAATAGATTTTGAAGAAGAACCAAGAACTGCTGTCATGACACCTACAACCCGCGAGGAAAATTATCAAATGCAGGATGATAATTATTTATTTGCCGAAACAATTGAGGAAGAAGAAATTTTGCGTTTAGAACAAAAAGAAATCGAAATGATCAAAAAATCATTAGAAAAAAACAAAGGTAAACGAAAAGCCGCTGCAGATGAATTAGGTATTTCTGAACGAACTTTATATAGA
- a CDS encoding GxxExxY protein, protein MQHNREKDTYKIIGICMEVHRNLGPGLLEVVYKDALELEFKENNIPFEREKEYLIEYKGKILPHKFYADFVINEDIILEVKAIKEFSSEHIAQILNYIKLSDSEVGLLVNFQTKSLQYKRYVL, encoded by the coding sequence ATGCAGCACAATAGAGAAAAGGACACTTACAAGATTATTGGAATTTGTATGGAAGTACACCGAAATCTTGGACCAGGTCTATTAGAAGTAGTTTACAAAGATGCTTTAGAATTAGAATTTAAAGAAAATAATATTCCTTTTGAAAGAGAAAAGGAATATTTAATCGAATATAAAGGCAAAATTTTGCCTCATAAATTTTATGCAGACTTTGTTATTAACGAAGATATAATTTTAGAGGTAAAAGCAATAAAAGAATTTTCAAGTGAACACATTGCTCAGATTTTAAATTACATAAAACTATCCGATTCAGAAGTAGGATTGCTTGTCAATTTTCAAACAAAATCACTTCAATATAAAAGATATGTTTTATAA
- the miaB gene encoding tRNA (N6-isopentenyl adenosine(37)-C2)-methylthiotransferase MiaB: MEKIIEESKQGESLVLENKPENTKKLFIESYGCAMNFSDSEIVASILSENGFNTTQTLEDADLVLVNTCSIRDKAEQTIRKRLEKYNAVKRINPKMKVGVLGCMAERLKSQFLEEEKIVDLVVGPDAYKDLPNLLAEVEEGRDAINVILSKEETYGDISPVRLMSNGITALVSITRGCDNMCTFCVVPFTRGRERSREPQSIMGEIQDLWDKGFKEITLLGQNVDSYLWYGGGLKKDFENASEMQKATAVDFDQLLEMVAVGFPKMRIRFSTSNPQDMHESVLHVIAKHPNICKHIHLPVQSGSNRILKEMNRLHTREEYMTLIDKIRAIIPNASISQDMIAGFPTETEEDHQDTMSLMEYVKYNFGYMYSYSERPGTLAGRKMEDDVTEETKARRLQEIVDLQQKHAWFRSEEFIGQTVEVLIEKVSKKSTEEFSGRNSQSITVVFPKENYKIGDFVNVKITSCTSGTLKGEAVGLSSMN; the protein is encoded by the coding sequence ATGGAAAAGATTATTGAAGAAAGCAAACAGGGCGAAAGTCTTGTTTTAGAAAATAAACCTGAGAATACTAAAAAGCTTTTTATAGAAAGTTACGGTTGTGCGATGAATTTTTCGGACAGTGAAATTGTAGCTTCCATCTTGTCTGAAAACGGATTTAATACAACTCAAACTCTTGAAGACGCCGATTTGGTTTTGGTAAATACCTGCTCGATTCGAGATAAGGCTGAACAAACTATTCGTAAACGTCTGGAAAAATATAATGCCGTGAAACGTATTAACCCAAAGATGAAAGTGGGCGTTTTGGGCTGTATGGCTGAACGTTTGAAAAGTCAGTTTTTAGAGGAAGAAAAAATAGTTGATCTCGTTGTTGGACCTGATGCTTATAAAGATTTGCCTAATTTATTGGCAGAAGTTGAAGAAGGCCGCGACGCCATTAATGTAATTTTATCGAAAGAAGAAACTTACGGAGATATTTCACCAGTTCGTTTGATGAGTAACGGAATTACTGCTTTGGTTTCGATCACTCGTGGTTGCGATAATATGTGTACGTTTTGTGTTGTGCCTTTTACACGCGGACGTGAACGCAGTCGTGAACCTCAAAGTATTATGGGTGAGATTCAGGATTTATGGGATAAAGGTTTCAAGGAAATTACACTTTTGGGACAAAACGTTGACAGTTACCTTTGGTACGGCGGCGGTTTGAAAAAAGATTTTGAAAACGCCTCTGAAATGCAGAAAGCAACTGCGGTTGATTTTGATCAATTGCTTGAAATGGTTGCTGTAGGATTTCCTAAAATGCGTATTCGATTTTCGACTTCTAATCCGCAGGATATGCACGAAAGTGTGTTGCATGTTATTGCAAAACATCCTAATATCTGTAAACACATTCACTTACCGGTTCAATCCGGAAGTAACCGAATTTTAAAAGAGATGAATCGTTTGCATACACGTGAAGAATACATGACTTTGATTGATAAAATTAGAGCAATTATTCCGAATGCTTCGATTTCGCAAGATATGATTGCCGGTTTCCCAACAGAAACCGAAGAAGATCACCAGGATACAATGAGCTTAATGGAATATGTAAAGTATAATTTTGGTTATATGTATTCGTATTCTGAACGTCCGGGAACTTTGGCAGGAAGAAAAATGGAGGATGATGTTACCGAAGAAACCAAAGCCAGAAGATTGCAGGAAATTGTTGATTTACAGCAAAAACACGCTTGGTTCCGCAGTGAAGAATTCATAGGACAAACAGTTGAAGTTTTGATAGAAAAAGTTTCAAAAAAATCAACGGAAGAATTCTCAGGAAGAAACTCTCAAAGTATCACTGTAGTTTTCCCAAAGGAGAATTATAAAATTGGAGATTTTGTAAACGTGAAAATCACAAGCTGCACTTCAGGAACACTAAAAGGTGAAGCTGTTGGATTGAGCAGCATGAATTAA